Proteins encoded together in one Etheostoma cragini isolate CJK2018 chromosome 11, CSU_Ecrag_1.0, whole genome shotgun sequence window:
- the rev1 gene encoding DNA repair protein REV1 isoform X1, whose translation MSRDAWTKKRANDSDDNGWAERGGYMAAKVSKLEEQFKLDAPREKQKDGSCSNIFIGVAIYVNGYTEPSADELRRLMMLHGGQFHMYYSRCKTTHIITNNLPNSKIQELKGEKIIRPEWITDSINAGRLLPYFQYQLYTKQKGPLFPGTTLRQTSEIAGPSHGLLQPSVHQKLHLPQGSSQHSVVHHEQSTSYSIPNPSHSGLHQGNVQPQSIQQSSRVCFINQQPSHLASTYLNTDPSHRSPLHTHLQSNPSPTKHPHKPQQSTVQTAPSNLQNQRASRPQPQNNSSCNSAQSGCKEVELKISRLLQTSLNVMSHSKMNEVQDCGKGNPLPHVVKEAHLTNGHTHLVNGALKPEDLSPVTDEPRVKSSDDKPHSPPVQFQSNPDPYEFPHSPPKQNDQSPVFLKQSSVHGANEQRPKPPPPTYQEAIKASESHLLPKQVQQSRQVDLNLEKPSHVPIRLNGSDHNAFSSDPASLNTTNVTAKPDPPTEKAFSPSKSSAQLLAQTGGLISEFYSHSRLHQISTWRSSFSEYVNELHGKRKAEGGASFPGKDRLRKSVAQRTTDSQGTSAPTSVKSCILHVDMDCFFVSVGIRHRPELRGKPIAVTSNRGQGRVPLRPGAQPQLEQQYYQRKHTHPQPESADEDLHRSPSQESPDSHANVVDQAAATLSMAEIASCSYEARQAGVRNGMFFGKAKQLCPSLQSVPYDFEAYKEVALTMYETLAGYTHDIEALSCDEVLIDGSALLTELGINPEDLASAIRADIKEKTECCASVGMGSNILLARLATRKAKPDGQYFLKSEEVDDFIRDLPVTSLPGVGPVMGRKLAAMGVRSCGDLQQVSLSQLQKKFGPRTGQTLFRFCRGLDDRPVRYEKERKSVSAEMNYNIRFATVDEAESFMTNLSMEVQKRLQEAGLRGRRVTLKVMVRKVGAPLESAKYGGHGICDSLARTVMLAQSTDSGQLIAAAVIKLFHAMKLQILDMRGVGIQVQLLEGHHSVPQDSSGPRTRSIKEMLLCQGSARSSHKGLCKVFVFQFIYWLLSVKSIELRINITDAADNTHQERTSSTTGPSSHSSPGPLSSPEPVPGTSRDQQACRQTPKHSRARLNFSIEVPSPSQVDHSVLAALPADLREQVEQSWTNWDGRASNHRSPSPRPSAPPPQPPSLKSHPTSPLCPPVSGPALYTPPIGTLLLQIPNQPDSPGIVLELPNFSQVDPDVFAALPKELQDELKSAYNRVTNVQPQAKISVEQNNPLLQLKQSGLGVGIGRVKRRYKRKNAVSPVKKGLSPLKRHHTTNSPAKTLPHSIKARETVNVVKTENCPSTSTSKQDIPESLSKFIPRPSPVLAGAYDLTDIKTLLREWVTTITEPMEEDILQVVKYCTDLIEDKDLEKLDLIIKYMKRLMQQSVESVWSMAFDFILDNVQVVVQQAYGSTLKVV comes from the exons ATGAGTCGAGATGCATGGACAAAGAAGAGAGCCAATGACAGTGATGACAATGGTTGGGCTGAAAGG GGCGGCTATATGGCGGCAAAGGTTTCTAAGCTGGAGGAGCAGTTCAAACTTGATGCCCccagagagaaacaaaaggaTGGCTCATGCTCCAATATTTTTATCGGTGTGGCCATCTATGTCAATGGGTACACAG AGCCAAGTGCAGATGAGCTACGCAGACTAATGATGCTGCATGGTGGCCAGTTCCACATGTACTACTCTCGCTGCAAGACCACCCACATCATTACCAATAACTTGCCCAACAGCAAAATTCAGGAGCTCAAAGGGGAAAAGATCATCAGGCCAGAGTGGATCACCGACAG TATCAACGCTGGGCGTCTCCTGCCGTACTTCCAGTACCAGCTGTACACTAAACAGAAAGGCCCACTCTTCCCTGGCACAACTCTGCGTCAGACGTCAGAGATCGCAGGACCCAGCCATGGGCTGCTTCAGCCGAGCGTCCATCAAAAGCTTCATCTGCCACAGGGCAGCAGTCAGCACTCTGTAGTCCACCATGAGCAGTCCACATCCTACTCTATCCCTAACCCCAGCCACAGTGGACTTCACCAAGGCAATGTCCAACCTCAGTCCATCCAGCAAAGTTCTAGAGTTTGCTTCATTAACCAACAACCAAGTCACTTAGCATCTACTTACCTCAATACAGATCCCAGCCACAGAAGCCCTTTGCACACCCACCTGCAGTCTAACCCAAGCCCCACAAAGCACCCACATAAGCCCCAACAGTCTACTGTTCAAACAGCTCCTTCTAATCTTCAAAATCAAAgagctagtcgaccacaacctcaGAACAACTCTTCTTGCAACAGTGCCCAGAGTGGCTGCAAAGAAGTGGAATTAAAAAT AAGCAGATTATTACAGACCTCATTGAATGTGATGAGCCATTCCAAAATGAATGAAGTACAAGATTGTGGCAAAGGAAATCCTCTCCCGCATGTGGTGAAGGAAGCCCATCTGACAAATGGACACACTCACCTCGTTAATGGTGCCTTAAAGCCAGAGGACCTGTCTCCTGTTACAGATGAACCCAGAGTCAAGAGTTCAGATGATAAACCTCACAGTCCTCCAGTACAGTTTCAGAGCAACCCTGACCCTTATGAGTTTCCCCATAGTCCTCCAAAACAAAATGACCAGTCTCCTGTCTTTCTAAAGCAATCCAGTGTACATGGAGCCAATGAGCAGAGACCTAAACCTCCACCACCCACCTACCAGGAGGCTATAAAAGCCAGTGAAAGCCACCTTCTCCCAAAACAGGTCCAGCAATCCCGTCAGGTTGATTTGAATCTGGAAAAGCCTTCACATGTTCCAATTCGACTGAACGGAAGTGACCATAATGCCTTTTCGTCTGACCCGGCCTCGCTTAACACAACCAACGTAACAGCCAAACCGGATCCTCCCACTGAAAAGGCTTTCTCACCATCTAAGTCATCAGCTCAGCTGCTGGCACAGACAGGCGGTTTGATCTCTGAGTTCTACTCTCACTCACGTTTACATCAGATCTCCACATGGAGGTCCAGCTTTTCTGAGTATGTCAATGAACTGCACGGGAAGCGAAAAGCAGAGGGAGGGGCCTCCTTTCCTGGGAAAGACCGACTGAGGAAATCTGTGGCCCAGCGTACAACGGACAGTCAAG GAACGTCGGCACCCACAAGTGTTAAATCTTGTATTCTTCATGTGGACATGGACTGTTTCTTTGTGTCCGTGGGGATCCGACATCGACCAGAGCTCAGAG GGAAGCCTATAGCTGTGACCAGTAACCGTGGACAGGGCAGAGTGCCCCTGAGGCCCGGGGCCCAGCCTCAGCTGGAGCAGCAGTACTACCAGAGGAAACATACTCATCCTCAACCTG AAAGTGCAGATGAGGATCTACACAGAAGTCCTTCACAAGAGAGTCCTGACTCCCATGCCAACGTAGTGGACCAGGCTGCTGCCACTCTCTCAATGGCAGAGATTGCATCCTGCAGTTATGAAGCTAG GCAAGCTGGTGTGAGAAACGGGATGTTTTTTGGCAAAGCAAAACAGCTGTGTCCCTCACTGCAGTCTGTCCCATATGATTTTGAGGCCTATAAAGAGGTGGCTCTCACCATGTATGAGACTCTGGCTGG ttacACCCATGACATTGAGGCTCTAAGCTGTGACGAAGTGTTGATTGACGGCTCTGCTCTGCTAACTGAGTTGGGCATCAACCCGGAAGATCTGGCTAGTGCAATCAGAGCAGACATCAAGGAGAAAACTGAATGCTGTGCTTCAGTGGGCATGG GGTCCAACATTCTGTTGGCTCGGTTGGCGACCCGTAAGGCCAAGCCAGATGGCCAGTACTTCTTAAAGTCTGAAGAAGTGGATGATTTTATCAGAGACCTGCCAGTGACCAGCTTACCAG GTGTTGGGCCTGTTATGGGCAGAAAACTGGCTGCTATGGGTGTGAGGTCATGTGGGGACCTCCAACAGGTATCTCTGTCTCAGCTGCAAAAGAAGTTTGGACCCCGGACCGGACAGACCCTGTTCCGCTTTTGCAGGGGGCTAGACGACCGACCTGTCCGCTACGAGAAGGAAAGGAAGTCCGTCTCAGCTGAGATGAACTACAACATTCGATTTGCCACG GTGGATGAGGCAGAGTCTTTCATGACTAACTTGTCCATGGAGGTCCAAAAACGTTTACAAGAAGCAGGGCTGCGGGGACGCAGAGTTACCCTTAAGGTCATGGTTCGCAAGGTTGGAGCGCCGCTCGAATCGGCTAAATACGGCGGTCATGGCATATGTGATAGCTTAGCCAG GACTGTGATGCTCGCTCAATCCACTGACAGTGGTCAGCTGATAGCCGCTGCAGTCATCAAGCTGTTTCACGCCATGAAGTTGCAGATTCTGGACATGAGAGGAGTTGGCATCCAGGTTCAGCTTCTTGAGGGACATCACTCTGTCCCCCAGGACTCTTCGGGCCCCAGGACACGCTCCATCAAAGAAATGTTGCTATGCCAGGGAAGTGCGAGATCCAGTCACAAAGGTTTGTGTAAAgtctttgtgtttcagtttaTATATTGGTTGTTGTCTGTGAAATCAATTGAGCTCAGAATCAATATTACAGATGCTGCTGACAACACACATCAGGAAAGGACTTCCTCAACCACAGGCCCATCATCTCACTCCTCTCCAGGTCCTCTGTCCTCTCCCGAGCCAGTCCCAGGGACGAGCAGAGACCAGCAGGCATGCAGACAAACTCCAAAACATTCTCGAGCCCGTCTCAACTTTAGTATTGAGGTCCCCTCCCCTTCACAG GTGGATCATTCAGTGTTGGCGGCGTTGCCTGCAGATCTGAGAGAACAAGTGGAACAGTCGTGGACTAATTGGGATGGGAGAGCAAGTAACCATCGGTCACCCAGTCCACGgccctctgctcctcctccacagcctcCATCTCTAAAGTCTCATCCTACTTCCCCACTTTGTCCTCCAGTCTCTGGTCCTGCACTCTACACTCCACCTATTGGCACATTGCTCCTACAGATTCCAAACCAGCCAGACAGTCCGGGAATTGTACTGGAACTACCAAACTTCTCACAG GTTGATCCGGACGTATTTGCTGCCCTTCCCAAAGAGCTCCAGGATGAACTTAAGTCTGCCTACAACCGCGTAACAAATGTCCAGCCCCAGGCAAAAATAT CAGTGGAGCAGAATAATCCACTGTTGCAGCTAAAACAGTCAGGACTTGGAGTCGGCATTGGTCGGGTGAAGCGGCGCTACAAGAGAAAAAATGCTGTGAGCCCTGTTAAAAAAGGTCTTTCCCCTCTAAAAAGGCATCACACAACCAACAGCCCAGCCAAAACCCTACCACATTCTATAAAAGCACGGGAAACAGTAAATGTAGTAAAG ACTGAAAACTGTCCCTCTACATCGACCTCAAAACAAGACATCCCAGAGTCTCTGTCCAAATTCATTCCTCGCCCTTCTCCAGTGTTGGCAGGAGCCTATGACCTAACGGACATTAAAACACTCCTACGGGAATGGGTCACTACCATAACAG AACCCATGGAGGAGGACATCCTGCAGGTGGTAAAATACTGCACTGATCTGATTGAGGATAAAGATCTGGAGAAGTTGGAtttgattataaaatatatgaaaag GCTCATGCAGCAGTCGGTAGAGTCTGTTTGGAGTATGGCTTTCGACTTCATCCTAGACAACGTGCAGGTGGTTGTGCAGCAGGCTTATGGTAGCACCCTGAAAGTAGTATGA
- the rev1 gene encoding DNA repair protein REV1 isoform X4 gives MSRDAWTKKRANDSDDNGWAERGGYMAAKVSKLEEQFKLDAPREKQKDGSCSNIFIGVAIYVNGYTEPSADELRRLMMLHGGQFHMYYSRCKTTHIITNNLPNSKIQELKGEKIIRPEWITDSINAGRLLPYFQYQLYTKQKGPLFPGTTLRQTSEIAGPSHGLLQPSVHQKLHLPQGSSQHSVVHHEQSTSYSIPNPSHSGLHQGNVQPQSIQQSSRVCFINQQPSHLASTYLNTDPSHRSPLHTHLQSNPSPTKHPHKPQQSTVQTAPSNLQNQRASRPQPQNNSSCNSAQSGCKEVELKISRLLQTSLNVMSHSKMNEVQDCGKGNPLPHVVKEAHLTNGHTHLVNGALKPEDLSPVTDEPRVKSSDDKPHSPPVQFQSNPDPYEFPHSPPKQNDQSPVFLKQSSVHGANEQRPKPPPPTYQEAIKASESHLLPKQVQQSRQVDLNLEKPSHVPIRLNGSDHNAFSSDPASLNTTNVTAKPDPPTEKAFSPSKSSAQLLAQTGGLISEFYSHSRLHQISTWRSSFSEYVNELHGKRKAEGGASFPGKDRLRKSVAQRTTDSQGTSAPTSVKSCILHVDMDCFFVSVGIRHRPELRGKPIAVTSNRGQGRVPLRPGAQPQLEQQYYQRKHTHPQPESADEDLHRSPSQESPDSHANVVDQAAATLSMAEIASCSYEARQAGVRNGMFFGKAKQLCPSLQSVPYDFEAYKEVALTMYETLAGYTHDIEALSCDEVLIDGSALLTELGINPEDLASAIRADIKEKTECCASVGMGSNILLARLATRKAKPDGQYFLKSEEVDDFIRDLPVTSLPGVGPVMGRKLAAMGVRSCGDLQQVSLSQLQKKFGPRTGQTLFRFCRGLDDRPVRYEKERKSVSAEMNYNIRFATVDEAESFMTNLSMEVQKRLQEAGLRGRRVTLKVMVRKVGAPLESAKYGGHGICDSLARTVMLAQSTDSGQLIAAAVIKLFHAMKLQILDMRGVGIQVQLLEGHHSVPQDSSGPRTRSIKEMLLCQGSARSSHKGPLSSPEPVPGTSRDQQACRQTPKHSRARLNFSIEVPSPSQVDHSVLAALPADLREQVEQSWTNWDGRASNHRSPSPRPSAPPPQPPSLKSHPTSPLCPPVSGPALYTPPIGTLLLQIPNQPDSPGIVLELPNFSQVDPDVFAALPKELQDELKSAYNRVTNVQPQAKISVEQNNPLLQLKQSGLGVGIGRVKRRYKRKNAVSPVKKGLSPLKRHHTTNSPAKTLPHSIKARETVNVVKTENCPSTSTSKQDIPESLSKFIPRPSPVLAGAYDLTDIKTLLREWVTTITEPMEEDILQVVKYCTDLIEDKDLEKLDLIIKYMKRLMQQSVESVWSMAFDFILDNVQVVVQQAYGSTLKVV, from the exons ATGAGTCGAGATGCATGGACAAAGAAGAGAGCCAATGACAGTGATGACAATGGTTGGGCTGAAAGG GGCGGCTATATGGCGGCAAAGGTTTCTAAGCTGGAGGAGCAGTTCAAACTTGATGCCCccagagagaaacaaaaggaTGGCTCATGCTCCAATATTTTTATCGGTGTGGCCATCTATGTCAATGGGTACACAG AGCCAAGTGCAGATGAGCTACGCAGACTAATGATGCTGCATGGTGGCCAGTTCCACATGTACTACTCTCGCTGCAAGACCACCCACATCATTACCAATAACTTGCCCAACAGCAAAATTCAGGAGCTCAAAGGGGAAAAGATCATCAGGCCAGAGTGGATCACCGACAG TATCAACGCTGGGCGTCTCCTGCCGTACTTCCAGTACCAGCTGTACACTAAACAGAAAGGCCCACTCTTCCCTGGCACAACTCTGCGTCAGACGTCAGAGATCGCAGGACCCAGCCATGGGCTGCTTCAGCCGAGCGTCCATCAAAAGCTTCATCTGCCACAGGGCAGCAGTCAGCACTCTGTAGTCCACCATGAGCAGTCCACATCCTACTCTATCCCTAACCCCAGCCACAGTGGACTTCACCAAGGCAATGTCCAACCTCAGTCCATCCAGCAAAGTTCTAGAGTTTGCTTCATTAACCAACAACCAAGTCACTTAGCATCTACTTACCTCAATACAGATCCCAGCCACAGAAGCCCTTTGCACACCCACCTGCAGTCTAACCCAAGCCCCACAAAGCACCCACATAAGCCCCAACAGTCTACTGTTCAAACAGCTCCTTCTAATCTTCAAAATCAAAgagctagtcgaccacaacctcaGAACAACTCTTCTTGCAACAGTGCCCAGAGTGGCTGCAAAGAAGTGGAATTAAAAAT AAGCAGATTATTACAGACCTCATTGAATGTGATGAGCCATTCCAAAATGAATGAAGTACAAGATTGTGGCAAAGGAAATCCTCTCCCGCATGTGGTGAAGGAAGCCCATCTGACAAATGGACACACTCACCTCGTTAATGGTGCCTTAAAGCCAGAGGACCTGTCTCCTGTTACAGATGAACCCAGAGTCAAGAGTTCAGATGATAAACCTCACAGTCCTCCAGTACAGTTTCAGAGCAACCCTGACCCTTATGAGTTTCCCCATAGTCCTCCAAAACAAAATGACCAGTCTCCTGTCTTTCTAAAGCAATCCAGTGTACATGGAGCCAATGAGCAGAGACCTAAACCTCCACCACCCACCTACCAGGAGGCTATAAAAGCCAGTGAAAGCCACCTTCTCCCAAAACAGGTCCAGCAATCCCGTCAGGTTGATTTGAATCTGGAAAAGCCTTCACATGTTCCAATTCGACTGAACGGAAGTGACCATAATGCCTTTTCGTCTGACCCGGCCTCGCTTAACACAACCAACGTAACAGCCAAACCGGATCCTCCCACTGAAAAGGCTTTCTCACCATCTAAGTCATCAGCTCAGCTGCTGGCACAGACAGGCGGTTTGATCTCTGAGTTCTACTCTCACTCACGTTTACATCAGATCTCCACATGGAGGTCCAGCTTTTCTGAGTATGTCAATGAACTGCACGGGAAGCGAAAAGCAGAGGGAGGGGCCTCCTTTCCTGGGAAAGACCGACTGAGGAAATCTGTGGCCCAGCGTACAACGGACAGTCAAG GAACGTCGGCACCCACAAGTGTTAAATCTTGTATTCTTCATGTGGACATGGACTGTTTCTTTGTGTCCGTGGGGATCCGACATCGACCAGAGCTCAGAG GGAAGCCTATAGCTGTGACCAGTAACCGTGGACAGGGCAGAGTGCCCCTGAGGCCCGGGGCCCAGCCTCAGCTGGAGCAGCAGTACTACCAGAGGAAACATACTCATCCTCAACCTG AAAGTGCAGATGAGGATCTACACAGAAGTCCTTCACAAGAGAGTCCTGACTCCCATGCCAACGTAGTGGACCAGGCTGCTGCCACTCTCTCAATGGCAGAGATTGCATCCTGCAGTTATGAAGCTAG GCAAGCTGGTGTGAGAAACGGGATGTTTTTTGGCAAAGCAAAACAGCTGTGTCCCTCACTGCAGTCTGTCCCATATGATTTTGAGGCCTATAAAGAGGTGGCTCTCACCATGTATGAGACTCTGGCTGG ttacACCCATGACATTGAGGCTCTAAGCTGTGACGAAGTGTTGATTGACGGCTCTGCTCTGCTAACTGAGTTGGGCATCAACCCGGAAGATCTGGCTAGTGCAATCAGAGCAGACATCAAGGAGAAAACTGAATGCTGTGCTTCAGTGGGCATGG GGTCCAACATTCTGTTGGCTCGGTTGGCGACCCGTAAGGCCAAGCCAGATGGCCAGTACTTCTTAAAGTCTGAAGAAGTGGATGATTTTATCAGAGACCTGCCAGTGACCAGCTTACCAG GTGTTGGGCCTGTTATGGGCAGAAAACTGGCTGCTATGGGTGTGAGGTCATGTGGGGACCTCCAACAGGTATCTCTGTCTCAGCTGCAAAAGAAGTTTGGACCCCGGACCGGACAGACCCTGTTCCGCTTTTGCAGGGGGCTAGACGACCGACCTGTCCGCTACGAGAAGGAAAGGAAGTCCGTCTCAGCTGAGATGAACTACAACATTCGATTTGCCACG GTGGATGAGGCAGAGTCTTTCATGACTAACTTGTCCATGGAGGTCCAAAAACGTTTACAAGAAGCAGGGCTGCGGGGACGCAGAGTTACCCTTAAGGTCATGGTTCGCAAGGTTGGAGCGCCGCTCGAATCGGCTAAATACGGCGGTCATGGCATATGTGATAGCTTAGCCAG GACTGTGATGCTCGCTCAATCCACTGACAGTGGTCAGCTGATAGCCGCTGCAGTCATCAAGCTGTTTCACGCCATGAAGTTGCAGATTCTGGACATGAGAGGAGTTGGCATCCAGGTTCAGCTTCTTGAGGGACATCACTCTGTCCCCCAGGACTCTTCGGGCCCCAGGACACGCTCCATCAAAGAAATGTTGCTATGCCAGGGAAGTGCGAGATCCAGTCACAAAG GTCCTCTGTCCTCTCCCGAGCCAGTCCCAGGGACGAGCAGAGACCAGCAGGCATGCAGACAAACTCCAAAACATTCTCGAGCCCGTCTCAACTTTAGTATTGAGGTCCCCTCCCCTTCACAG GTGGATCATTCAGTGTTGGCGGCGTTGCCTGCAGATCTGAGAGAACAAGTGGAACAGTCGTGGACTAATTGGGATGGGAGAGCAAGTAACCATCGGTCACCCAGTCCACGgccctctgctcctcctccacagcctcCATCTCTAAAGTCTCATCCTACTTCCCCACTTTGTCCTCCAGTCTCTGGTCCTGCACTCTACACTCCACCTATTGGCACATTGCTCCTACAGATTCCAAACCAGCCAGACAGTCCGGGAATTGTACTGGAACTACCAAACTTCTCACAG GTTGATCCGGACGTATTTGCTGCCCTTCCCAAAGAGCTCCAGGATGAACTTAAGTCTGCCTACAACCGCGTAACAAATGTCCAGCCCCAGGCAAAAATAT CAGTGGAGCAGAATAATCCACTGTTGCAGCTAAAACAGTCAGGACTTGGAGTCGGCATTGGTCGGGTGAAGCGGCGCTACAAGAGAAAAAATGCTGTGAGCCCTGTTAAAAAAGGTCTTTCCCCTCTAAAAAGGCATCACACAACCAACAGCCCAGCCAAAACCCTACCACATTCTATAAAAGCACGGGAAACAGTAAATGTAGTAAAG ACTGAAAACTGTCCCTCTACATCGACCTCAAAACAAGACATCCCAGAGTCTCTGTCCAAATTCATTCCTCGCCCTTCTCCAGTGTTGGCAGGAGCCTATGACCTAACGGACATTAAAACACTCCTACGGGAATGGGTCACTACCATAACAG AACCCATGGAGGAGGACATCCTGCAGGTGGTAAAATACTGCACTGATCTGATTGAGGATAAAGATCTGGAGAAGTTGGAtttgattataaaatatatgaaaag GCTCATGCAGCAGTCGGTAGAGTCTGTTTGGAGTATGGCTTTCGACTTCATCCTAGACAACGTGCAGGTGGTTGTGCAGCAGGCTTATGGTAGCACCCTGAAAGTAGTATGA